From a single Arachis hypogaea cultivar Tifrunner chromosome 3, arahy.Tifrunner.gnm2.J5K5, whole genome shotgun sequence genomic region:
- the LOC140183765 gene encoding uncharacterized protein isoform X2 encodes MSHSAAAASRQAAAGGGRPASFVSAYGFWNLRKRHCRCCLLGSRSLLPLESRTRKERRPFSVVAGAAIGRLKPFLIMILLSGCSMFQILLFLTFLFVHWGVDIGIIYYYTDCLKTR; translated from the exons ATGTCGCACTCTGCTGCTGCCGCGTCTCGCCAAGCCGCCGCTGGAGGAGGAAGGCCCGCCAGTTTTGTTTCTGCTTATGGGTTTTGGAATCTGAGAAAACGCCACTGCCGTTGTTGTTTGTTGGGTTCAAGATCATTGCTCCCACTGGAATCACGAACCAGAAAGGAGAGGAGGCCGTTTTCTGTTGTCGCTGGTGCTGCCATAGGACGGTTGAAGCCATTTCTGATTATGATTTTGTTATCTGG TTGCTCAATGTTCCAAATCCTGCTGTTCTTGACATTCCTGTTTGTGCATTGGGGGGTGGATATtggaattatatattattatacagATTGCCTAAAGACTAG ATAG
- the LOC140183765 gene encoding uncharacterized protein isoform X1: protein MSHSAAAASRQAAAGGGRPASFVSAYGFWNLRKRHCRCCLLGSRSLLPLESRTRKERRPFSVVAGAAIGRLKPFLIMILLSGCSMFQILLFLTFLFVHWGVDIGIIYYYTDCLKTRNLHLLEKYWP from the exons ATGTCGCACTCTGCTGCTGCCGCGTCTCGCCAAGCCGCCGCTGGAGGAGGAAGGCCCGCCAGTTTTGTTTCTGCTTATGGGTTTTGGAATCTGAGAAAACGCCACTGCCGTTGTTGTTTGTTGGGTTCAAGATCATTGCTCCCACTGGAATCACGAACCAGAAAGGAGAGGAGGCCGTTTTCTGTTGTCGCTGGTGCTGCCATAGGACGGTTGAAGCCATTTCTGATTATGATTTTGTTATCTGG TTGCTCAATGTTCCAAATCCTGCTGTTCTTGACATTCCTGTTTGTGCATTGGGGGGTGGATATtggaattatatattattatacagATTGCCTAAAGACTAG GAATCTTCATCTCTTAGAAAAATATTGGCCGTGA